In Lineus longissimus chromosome 7, tnLinLong1.2, whole genome shotgun sequence, a genomic segment contains:
- the LOC135491704 gene encoding putative deoxyribonuclease TATDN2 — protein sequence MKFQMMYADTFMHNYYACVTNFCDPNSFRDNGMWKQILPEDGVYGSFGCHPKSATDYTDEKEEFLKHIIHHSKVVSLGEIGLDYSRGFDEHRECQKEVFVRQLKIAVQNKMPLVIHCREAEEDCLSLMMEHVPQDHLIHRHCFTGHWYELEPWLAYFSKCYVGLTPLVTFRSAECVHDVARRLPLERLLLETDAPYFRPPYVDKDDMNYSTPGMAICVAHEVARLRGIPMDDVLLKARSNTLAMYGV from the exons ATGAAGTTCCAGATGATGTATGCCGACACATTCATGCATAACTACTATGCCTGCGTTACGAACTTCTGTGACCCGAATAGTTTCAGAGATA ATGGCATGTGGAAGCAGATTCTTCCCGAGGACGGCGTCTATGGTTCGTTTGGATGTCATCCGAAATCGGCCACTGATTACACAGATGAGAAGGAGGAGTTCCTCAAGCATATCATCCATCATTCTAAAGTCGTTTCCCTGGGAGAGATTGGGTTGGATTATTCAAGAGG GTTTGATGAGCACAGGGAGTGCCAAAAAGAAGTGTTTGTTCGTCAGTTGAAGATTGCAGTACAGAACAAAATGCCTCTGGTGATTCACTGTCGGGAAGCTGAGGAGGACTGCTTATCATTGATGATGGAG CATGTGCCACAAGATCATCTGATTCATCGCCACTGCTTCACTGGCCACTGGTACGAACTGGAGCCGTGGTTGGCCTACTTCAGTAAATGTTACGTCGGTCTGACTCCGCTGGTTACTTTCCGGTCGGCAGAATGTGTCCATGATGTGGCGAGGCGGCTGCCGCTAGAACGATTATTACTAGAAACGGATGCACCTTACTTCAGGCCGCCATAT gtgGACAAGGATGACATGAACTACTCGACTCCCGGGATGGCTATCTGTGTCGCTCACGAGGTGGCTAGGCTACGTGGTATACCAATGGATGATGTGCTTTTGAAAGCTCGAAGTAATACTTTGGCAATGTACGGAGTGTAA